From Alienimonas californiensis, a single genomic window includes:
- the hflK gene encoding FtsH protease activity modulator HflK, protein MPTDPFGRPQRRQPPDEIDLARFVKPTIAALVALFVLLAAVQCVYTVEPSERAVVLRFGEFQQIAEPGLHFRVPFADKVETVSVEVHSLRLPQETLGADRQGAPGEEALMLTGELYAANVEWTVQWQVLDPEKYLFAFDRAGDAEAFSRIIATASRSVMNRLVGDYSIDEVLTSKRGEIAAEARQATQAMLDQYDCGVTIKALQLQRVTAPAEVKQAFDDVVAADQDQERLESEAEKSRAQLLNESEAERDRLIQEAQGYADRQQAEVDGEIAALRLKYEAYRAAPDVTRQRLYLEAMQEVLAGVSGKTILDADLERLLPLLPINPEANR, encoded by the coding sequence ATGCCCACCGACCCGTTCGGCCGTCCACAGCGGCGACAACCGCCCGACGAAATCGACCTCGCCCGGTTCGTCAAACCGACGATCGCTGCCCTGGTCGCTCTGTTCGTCCTACTCGCCGCGGTGCAGTGCGTGTACACCGTCGAGCCGAGCGAACGGGCCGTGGTGCTGCGGTTCGGGGAGTTTCAGCAGATCGCTGAGCCCGGCCTGCACTTCCGCGTGCCGTTCGCGGACAAGGTGGAGACGGTCTCCGTCGAGGTGCACAGCCTGCGGTTGCCGCAGGAAACGCTGGGCGCCGACCGCCAGGGCGCCCCGGGCGAAGAAGCGCTGATGCTGACCGGCGAGCTATACGCCGCCAACGTCGAGTGGACCGTGCAATGGCAGGTGCTCGACCCGGAGAAGTATCTGTTCGCCTTCGACCGGGCCGGCGATGCGGAGGCGTTCAGTCGAATTATCGCGACGGCCTCCCGCAGCGTGATGAACCGGCTGGTGGGCGACTACAGCATCGACGAGGTCCTGACCTCCAAGCGCGGCGAGATCGCCGCCGAGGCCCGGCAGGCGACGCAGGCCATGCTGGACCAGTACGACTGCGGCGTGACGATCAAGGCCCTGCAACTCCAGCGGGTGACGGCGCCGGCGGAGGTGAAACAGGCCTTCGACGACGTGGTCGCCGCCGACCAGGACCAGGAACGGCTGGAGAGCGAAGCGGAGAAGTCGCGGGCCCAGCTGCTGAACGAGAGCGAAGCCGAGCGGGACCGCCTCATCCAGGAAGCCCAGGGGTACGCGGACCGTCAGCAGGCCGAGGTGGACGGCGAGATCGCCGCCCTTCGCCTCAAGTATGAAGCCTACCGGGCCGCCCCGGACGTCACCCGGCAGCGGCTGTATCTCGAAGCCATGCAGGAGGTCCTCGCGGGCGTCTCCGGCAAAACCATCCTCGACGCGGACCTGGAGCGTTTGCTCCCGCTCCTGCCGATCAACCCGGAGGCCAACCGATGA
- the hflC gene encoding protease modulator HflC, with translation MSRQSSLLGPVVLTAAVVVAAVVGITLLSSLYTVDEREVAVVVEFGEPIVSRTEPGLYWKTPFIQEVRRLPSTLQFYRTGPGDKLEDLPTADGLKIDVSAFAVWKITDPLGFVQNLRTVEAAEERIVRARVKSEIRDVVTSVALAEVVRSSNRELTYNFGVQTPAEPGASGAVVPGEEGGAALGDVMDISLGREKIIATIRQRLRENLAREEGDDLGVEIVDVGISNIEFVPAVRQASFARFRTELESYAIAFRTAGERRKQEILNKTNAEVERIEGDGERQSKEIRGQVDARNIREFAAAITETGDFYSFQKKLDLYREALKGDTRLILTTDSELLGMLKELEPADAAPDTGSAVADAPAEE, from the coding sequence ATGAGCCGTCAATCGTCTCTGTTAGGTCCCGTCGTCCTCACGGCGGCGGTCGTCGTCGCGGCGGTCGTCGGGATCACGCTCCTGTCATCCCTGTACACGGTGGACGAACGGGAGGTCGCCGTGGTGGTCGAGTTCGGCGAACCGATCGTCAGTCGGACCGAACCCGGTCTGTACTGGAAAACGCCGTTCATTCAGGAAGTGCGGCGGCTGCCGTCGACGTTGCAGTTCTACCGCACCGGCCCCGGCGACAAGCTGGAGGACCTGCCGACCGCCGACGGGCTGAAGATCGACGTCTCCGCCTTCGCGGTCTGGAAGATCACCGACCCCCTCGGCTTCGTGCAGAACCTGCGGACCGTCGAGGCCGCCGAGGAACGCATCGTGCGGGCTCGGGTGAAAAGCGAGATCCGCGACGTCGTCACCAGCGTCGCCCTGGCGGAGGTGGTCCGCAGCTCCAACCGGGAGCTGACCTACAACTTCGGCGTGCAGACCCCCGCCGAGCCCGGGGCCTCCGGCGCCGTGGTTCCCGGCGAGGAAGGCGGCGCCGCCCTGGGCGACGTGATGGATATTTCGCTGGGCCGGGAGAAGATCATCGCCACGATCCGCCAGCGCCTGCGGGAGAATCTGGCGAGGGAGGAGGGCGACGACCTCGGCGTGGAGATCGTCGACGTCGGGATCAGCAACATCGAGTTCGTCCCCGCGGTCCGGCAGGCCTCCTTCGCCCGCTTCCGCACCGAATTGGAAAGCTACGCGATCGCCTTCCGCACCGCCGGCGAGCGTCGCAAGCAGGAGATCCTCAACAAAACCAACGCGGAGGTGGAGCGGATCGAGGGCGACGGCGAACGCCAGAGCAAGGAGATCCGCGGGCAGGTGGACGCCCGCAACATCCGCGAGTTCGCCGCCGCGATCACGGAGACCGGTGACTTCTATTCTTTCCAGAAGAAGCTGGATCTGTACCGCGAAGCCCTGAAGGGCGACACGCGGCTGATCCTCACCACTGACAGCGAATTGCTGGGCATGCTGAAGGAACTCGAACCGGCCGACGCGGCGCCCGACACCGGCTC
- a CDS encoding RluA family pseudouridine synthase, which produces MRVDTFLHKHFRNHSPARLSRTATTGGVTLDDGTPVGPRRRVTEGDTLLVRLADPPDWAEEAEDEPLDVLYEDPWLLAVRKPAGVICHPTGATTGGTLMNRIQAHLDRQAPRGLLSPGIVHRLDGATTGVLLTCKTADAHAGVCLQFENRETGKAYLALVEGDLRPDAGRCDRPIGKRRNSALMTCGPDALAPKPARTDWRVLLRLGDATLVRCALYTGRNHQIRVHLAALGHPVIGDAFYAADGGLKWPPGECPNPARRHALHAAELSFRHPILGTPLTVRCPPTDFTALLAERRRSAPVGSLPMT; this is translated from the coding sequence GTGCGGGTCGACACCTTTCTGCACAAGCATTTTCGGAATCACTCCCCCGCCCGGCTGTCGCGGACGGCGACAACCGGCGGGGTGACGTTGGACGACGGCACGCCCGTCGGTCCGCGGCGAAGGGTGACGGAGGGCGACACGCTGCTGGTCCGCCTCGCCGACCCGCCGGACTGGGCGGAGGAGGCCGAGGACGAACCGCTGGACGTGCTCTACGAAGACCCGTGGCTGCTCGCGGTGCGTAAACCGGCCGGCGTGATCTGCCATCCCACCGGCGCGACCACCGGCGGCACGCTGATGAACCGCATTCAGGCCCACCTCGATCGGCAGGCGCCGCGAGGGTTGCTCAGCCCGGGGATCGTGCACCGTTTGGACGGCGCCACCACCGGCGTGCTGCTGACCTGCAAGACCGCCGACGCCCACGCCGGCGTCTGTTTGCAGTTCGAGAACCGCGAGACCGGCAAGGCGTACCTCGCCCTGGTGGAGGGCGATTTGAGGCCCGACGCCGGCCGCTGCGATCGGCCGATCGGCAAGCGGCGGAACTCCGCCCTGATGACCTGCGGCCCCGACGCCCTCGCCCCCAAGCCCGCCCGCACCGACTGGCGGGTCCTGCTGCGACTCGGCGACGCCACGCTGGTGCGATGCGCCCTCTACACCGGCCGCAACCACCAGATCCGCGTGCATCTGGCGGCGCTGGGCCATCCGGTGATCGGCGACGCCTTCTACGCCGCGGACGGGGGTTTGAAGTGGCCGCCGGGCGAGTGCCCGAACCCGGCCCGCCGGCACGCCCTGCACGCGGCGGAGCTGTCGTTCCGCCACCCGATCCTCGGCACGCCGCTGACGGTGCGGTGCCCGCCGACGGATTTCACCGCCCTCCTCGCCGAGCGCCGCCGGTCAGCGCCGGTCGGGTCGCTCCCCATGACCTAG